One region of Emys orbicularis isolate rEmyOrb1 chromosome 4, rEmyOrb1.hap1, whole genome shotgun sequence genomic DNA includes:
- the LOC135877089 gene encoding olfactory receptor 5AP2-like: MLRLCAFVSTESSLLAVMAYDRYVAICNPLLYTVTMSQTVCVWLVGYIAGCVNSAFQTGCVFRLSCCGYNVIDHIFWDIPKLLKLSCSDNCLSVTVSVPFSALIGMSTISPILVSNFCIFSAILQICSAKGRHKAFSTCTSHLTSVALLYGTGFYMYIHPNLKSGLDSDVVVSVFYTLVIPMLNPLIYSLRNKEVKDALRRVIRSSIVFNISVEPFIRATASSPNGFNLYSNRMNILAYADDLVLIADNPENNLQGILDIMSPAANWMRLRFNTMSLFHNCI; this comes from the exons ATGCTGAGACTTTGTGCATTTGTGAGCACTGAGAGTTCCCTCCTGGCCGTGATGGCATATGACCGATATGTGGCCATCTGTAACCCACTGCTGTATACAGTCACCATGTCCCAGACAGTCTGTGTATGGCTGGTAGGCTACATAGCTGGGTGTGTGAATTCGGCATTTCAGACAGGATGTGTGTTTCGACTGTCCTGCTGTGGATACAATGTCATTGATCATATCTTCTGGGACATCCCCAAGCTTCTGAAGCTCTCCTGCTCCGATAACTGCCTCTCAGTGACCGTTTCTGTCCCTTTCTCTGCTCTAATTGGTATGAGCACCATTTCACCTATTCTGGTCTCCAATTTCTGCATCTTCTCTGCTATTCTGCAGATCTGCTCTGCTAAGGGCAGGcacaaagccttctccacctgcacctcccaTCTGACCTCTGTGGCTTTGCTTTATGGGACTGGTTTCTATATGTACATACATCCCAACTTAAAGTCTGGGCTGGATAGTGATGTGGTGGTTTCTGTGTTTTACACACTGGTGATCCCCATGTtgaaccccctgatctacagcctgaggaacaaggaggtgaagGACGCCCTGAGGAGAGTGATTAGGAG CTCCATAGTCTTCAACATATCTGTGGAGCCATTCATCCGAGCAACTGCCAGCAGTCCAAATGGCTTCAACCTGTATAGCAACAGGATGAACATCCTGGCCTATGCAGATGATCTAGTCCTGATCGCAGATAACCCCGAGAATAACCTCCAAGGAATACTAGATATCATGAGCCCTGCTGCCAACTGGATGAGACTCCGCTTCAACACCATGTCCTTGTTCCACAATTGCATTTAA